Within Primulina tabacum isolate GXHZ01 chromosome 5, ASM2559414v2, whole genome shotgun sequence, the genomic segment CTTCACGTCGGACCTCGGAAAACACCTCCCGAAGGTTGGGCAGAGGTTTTCGCCCAAGTACACCTTCTCTAACCTCATCCAGATCCTTGTTTAATCCTGCAAAGAGGACAAACATCCTATATCTGTCTAGTTTTGCCTTGTATCTAGTACAATCCTTGCTACTCTACCACTCATATGCATCGAGGAGGTCCAATTCCTGCCATAGAACTGTCAACTTGTTATAGTAAGTTTTGACGTCTTTTTTACCTTGTTGCGTCTGTCATACCCGAGTATTTAACTCGTACAGTTGAGAGTAGTTTTCAGAATCGGAGTAGGTTTCTCGGACCGTCTCCCAAACCTCCCGGGCCGTGGGTAAAAACATGAATGGTTTACCGATTGCTGGCTCCATCGAGTTTATCAACCATGCCGTGACCAATGAATTCTTGGAACGCCACTGCTTGTATCTCGGGTCAATCGAAGCCGGAGCTTTCACTTCGCCGTTCACGAATCCTAGCTTTCCTTTTCTATCAATCACAAGTCGGACTGATTGTGCCCACTCCAGTTTTCCCATTCAATTTGTGGATCGTTATTTGAAGTGAATTTAGGGGTTTGACATGTGATTGAGTTCCACCATCATTGCTTGAACCGGCGCCTTCACTACTAGAAGTAGCGCCGACCATATAATTCTCTTATTTCTTATTCTCTAAAGACATGGATTAGTACACTTTATATAGATCAACAAAGAAATATTGAATTCCACTAAATTTGGAAAATATCCTATCATACCAATAATATAGGATCCTAGTTCAAAATAGAGCAGATCAAATCTCTATCAAATCCTAACTATTTCGACATCTTCAAACTATGATTTTGGTTTTTATGGTCAATAATACCTTTTCATTCACATGCAGTTGGAGAGTCTTCCTTCTATGGTTGCTGGGGTTTGGTCAAACGATAACAATCTGCAGCTGGAAGCAATTATACAATTCCGTAAATTACTTTCCATTGGTAAGACTTGTAGTCTCACTAATCATGTTCATGACTTTATGGACCACTGATCGTCTTGGAACCAAATTACCAGAGAGGAGTCCTCCTATTGAAGAAGTGATTCAAGCTGGTGTTGTTCCTCGCTTTGTTGAGTTCCTTACGAGGGAGGATTTCCCACAGCTCCAGGTTTAAAGTTGTGACCTGATATATGATTCACCCTTCTTTTCtataaaatttgattttgcTACAGTTTGAGGCTGCTTGGGCTCTCACTAACATTGCCTCTGGAACATCTGAGAACACCAAGGTGGTTATCGATCATGGGGCAGTCCCAATTTTTGGTAAGCTTCTAGGTTCCCCTAGCGATGATGTGCGTGAGCAGGTATTATTTTcagtttaatttaaaaaattaggaTTGTTCTTGTTTCCTTGTGAATTAtctattttcttaaacatattGTTTTTGCCTTTAAATATAGGCTGTCTGGGCATTGGGTAATATTGCTGGCGATTCTCCTAAGTATCGTGACCTTGTTCTTGGTCATGGTGCATTGGTTTCTTTGCTTTCTCAGTTGAATGAACTTGCCAAGCTTTCAATGCTTAGGAATGCCACATGGACACTGTCAAACTTCTGCAGAGGCAAGCCACAACCACCATTTGAGCAGGTTTCTGTTTGCTTGGTTTGTCTGGATGAGGTTTACTTCTTCTTTTGTTATCATATACTATACGGTGCActattatgaattttttttatcaggTAAGACCAGCGCTTCCAGCACTCCAGCGCCTTGTTTATTCAAATGATGAAGAGGTTCTGACCGATGCATGTTGGGCCCTCTCCTACCTCTCTGATGGTACAAACGACAAAATTCAAGCTGTGATCGAGGCAGGTGTCTGTCAACGGCTTGTTGAGCTCCTCCTGTGAGTGGAATTATGAATAACATTTGTGAATTGCTTTACTAATTGAAGCAATAGAAATTTGAATAATAAACATGTTGTGTTTCAGTCATCCTTCTCCATCAGTGCTTATTCCTGCACTTCGTACTGTTGGGAATATTGTGACTGGGGACGATGT encodes:
- the LOC142547811 gene encoding importin subunit alpha-2-like isoform X2, with protein sequence MVAGVWSNDNNLQLEAIIQFRKLLSIERSPPIEEVIQAGVVPRFVEFLTREDFPQLQFEAAWALTNIASGTSENTKVVIDHGAVPIFGKLLGSPSDDVREQAVWALGNIAGDSPKYRDLVLGHGALVSLLSQLNELAKLSMLRNATWTLSNFCRGKPQPPFEQVRPALPALQRLVYSNDEEVLTDACWALSYLSDGTNDKIQAVIEAGVCQRLVELLLHPSPSVLIPALRTVGNIVTGDDVQTQYIADHGVLPCLLSLLTHHHKKSIKKEACWTLSNITAGNREQIQAVIDAGLIPPLVNLLQNAEFEIKKEAAWAISNATSGGTNDQIKYLVNQSCIKPLCDLLVSPDPRIVTVCLEGLENILKVGEVEKGDTGDVNYFALLIDDSEGLEKIENLQSHDNNEIYDKAVRMLETYWLEEDNETLPAGDESRANFNFGGGNGIQLPPGGRFDFS